A window of Roseiflexus castenholzii DSM 13941 genomic DNA:
ACAGGAACTCTGGCGCTGGCTGGCGGCTGCGGCAATCCTGATCGTTCTTATCGAATGGCTGGTGTACCAGCGCAGCAGTCTGGCGTACCTGCGGCAGCGCGTCCGTCTTGCGCTCGCAGCGCGTCGCCATCCGGCGTAGTATGGGCGTTTCGTTTCTTTATCCCGAAGCCCTCTGGCTTGGTTGCGTTCTGCCACTCGTTTGGGGTGTCGCGCTCCTCGCTCCCGCGCACATTGCCGCCTGGCGACGATGGTTGAGCCTGGTTGTCCGCACCATCATCGTGCTGGCATTGATCGGCGCGCTTGCAGGCGCGCAACTGGTTCAACCTCCTGGAATCACCACAACGATTTTCCTGCTCGATGGGTCGGACTCGGTTGCCGCATCGCAACGTGCCCGTGCAGAGGCATTTATCGCGCGGGCGCTGGCGGTAATGCCGCCCGATGACCGGGCAGGGATCATCGTCTTTGGGCGTGAGGCGCTCGTCGAGCGGTTCCCTGCCCCCGAACGCACCTTTGGCGCGCCTGTAACGCGACCCTTCGGCAGTGCAACCAATATCGCGGATGCGCTCCAACTCGGTCTGACGCTGCTTCCTGCAGAGGGGCATCGGCGGTTGGTGCTGCTCTCCGACGGCGGCGAAAACCGCGGGACCGCCCGCCTGATTGCGCAGGACGCTGCTGCGCAGGGCATCCCCATCGATGTGGCGCCGCTCACCGGCAGCGCCGATGGATTGGATGCGCAGATCATCGGCGTGACGTTGCCATCGACGGCGCGCGAAGGGCAGCGCCTGCCACTGCGCATTGACCTGGAAAGCAATACGTCCGTTGCAGGTCGCCTGATGGTCACAGGTCCCGATAGGACGACCGTTGCGACGATACCGGTCGAGATCGGAACTGATCGGCAAACTGTCGAAATCCTGCTTCCCGAAGCGCCTGCCGGCTTCAACCGCTACACAGCGTATCTTGAGGTTCCTAACGATGCACGCACCCAGAATAACGCTATCGAGACCTTCAGCTATGTGCGGGGCACACCGCGTGTACTACTGGTTGCGCAAGCCCCCGATGATGCCATTAGTCTGGAACGCGCGCTGCGCGCCGCTCGGATAGAAGTCACAGTCGTCAGCCCGGCATCCATACCCGCCACATTCGGCGAACTGATCCGGTACGACGCGATTGCGCTGATCAATGTGCCCCGCGCTCTGTTTTCCAACGAGACGGTGCAACGCATTGCGGCGTATGTCCGCGATTTCGGCGGCGGTCTGCTCATGGTCGGCGGTCCGCAGTCGTTTGGTCCGGGAGGCTGGCGCGGTACGCCGGTCGAGGCTGCATTGCCGGTGACGATGGATATTCCTGAGCGGCAGCGCCAGCCGCCGGTCAGCATCGTGGTGGTGATCGATATTTCAGGAAGTATGGCTGCGACGGAGGATGGCATTCCCAAACTCTCGCTGGCGCTCGAAGGTGCGCGACGGATCGCGGCGCTGTTGCGCGATGAAGATGAGTTGACGGTCATTCCTTTCGATGACCGTCCCGGCGTCATTGTCGGTCCGCTGCCGGGATCACGGCGCGATGTCGCTATCGAGCAACTGAACCAGGTGCGTCTTGGCGGCAGCGGCATCAACATCCACGATGCGCTTCGAGTTGCGGCGCGGTATACCCGCGCCAGCGAGCGCCCCGTGCGCCACATTATCACGATTACTGATGGAAATGATACGACTCAGCAGGAAGGTGCGCTGGACATTGTGCGCTCACTGCACGACGAAGGCGTGACCCTGACCTCCGTTGCCATTGGGCAGGGCGATCATGTGCCATTCATCCGTGATATGGCCGCCGTGGGCGGCGGGCGTACCTTCCTGACGGAGCGCGCCGCCGATGTTCCCGATCTGTTGACCGGCGAGACGCAGACGATCATGACACCATATATCGTCGAAGGTTCATTGACACCGCAGCAGGCAATGCCGCACCCCTCCCTGCGCGGGATCGACGCCCTGCCCAAACTCTACGGTTATGTTCTGACGACGCCACGCGAGACGGCGCAGACAACGCTCGTTGCTCCCGATGGTGATGTGTTGCTCGCGGGCTGGCAGTACGGTCTGGGACGTTCCCTCGCCTGGACGAGCGATCTCAGCGGGCGATGGGCGAAGGAATGGGTTGCATGGGACG
This region includes:
- a CDS encoding VWA domain-containing protein is translated as MGVSFLYPEALWLGCVLPLVWGVALLAPAHIAAWRRWLSLVVRTIIVLALIGALAGAQLVQPPGITTTIFLLDGSDSVAASQRARAEAFIARALAVMPPDDRAGIIVFGREALVERFPAPERTFGAPVTRPFGSATNIADALQLGLTLLPAEGHRRLVLLSDGGENRGTARLIAQDAAAQGIPIDVAPLTGSADGLDAQIIGVTLPSTAREGQRLPLRIDLESNTSVAGRLMVTGPDRTTVATIPVEIGTDRQTVEILLPEAPAGFNRYTAYLEVPNDARTQNNAIETFSYVRGTPRVLLVAQAPDDAISLERALRAARIEVTVVSPASIPATFGELIRYDAIALINVPRALFSNETVQRIAAYVRDFGGGLLMVGGPQSFGPGGWRGTPVEAALPVTMDIPERQRQPPVSIVVVIDISGSMAATEDGIPKLSLALEGARRIAALLRDEDELTVIPFDDRPGVIVGPLPGSRRDVAIEQLNQVRLGGSGINIHDALRVAARYTRASERPVRHIITITDGNDTTQQEGALDIVRSLHDEGVTLTSVAIGQGDHVPFIRDMAAVGGGRTFLTERAADVPDLLTGETQTIMTPYIVEGSLTPQQAMPHPSLRGIDALPKLYGYVLTTPRETAQTTLVAPDGDVLLAGWQYGLGRSLAWTSDLSGRWAKEWVAWDAFPHFSVQLVTWLLPQQTGDTLTIATHAVGDALVVEAITRTPDGAPHIGLNVESRLIAADGATVETTLREVGPGQYRISLDNLPAGAYLVQIVARDGQGRAVAGATGGAAMPLSAEYRRQAGDRYLLEEIAHITGGRIDPQPHQVFEPGRAARGMAREIGLPLLWLALVLLPLDIALRRVFIRHASIAAALRHIGLRALARRLEPQEALDTGVASSLPSPPTTPPRTITVNRSPASPLVPSANELERLRAAQEAARRRLRGEDEE